A single genomic interval of Flavihumibacter rivuli harbors:
- a CDS encoding DUF2625 domain-containing protein, whose product MRSLDLLIDTLEPAWPIVNQWIDSASNYIEVLPANPANARTALFNAQVTTRSPMGTIVFRTGGILIDSGWIRILGSGHPKLPRCLPDWNRGKAFKEYGEPPPFLLIADDAIGGFFLLNGGGLGNDPGKIYYFSPDNLNYEPLDLTYTEFLDFCFNGNLDEFYRGLRWPQWKEDLRLLNGDSVFSFYPFLWTKEGKDITKSVRKVVPVEEQFQFNLDMRKQLGH is encoded by the coding sequence ATGCGATCACTAGATCTCCTGATCGATACCCTTGAACCCGCTTGGCCGATTGTGAATCAATGGATCGATTCGGCCAGTAATTACATTGAAGTGCTTCCTGCCAATCCTGCTAACGCCCGAACCGCATTATTTAATGCCCAGGTAACCACCAGGTCCCCAATGGGGACAATCGTCTTTAGGACGGGTGGCATCTTGATCGATAGCGGCTGGATCAGGATACTAGGGTCGGGGCATCCGAAACTCCCAAGATGCCTGCCGGATTGGAACCGGGGTAAGGCTTTCAAGGAGTACGGTGAGCCGCCTCCATTTTTATTGATCGCCGATGATGCTATTGGTGGCTTTTTTCTATTGAATGGTGGAGGTTTAGGCAATGATCCTGGGAAGATCTATTATTTTTCGCCTGATAACCTGAACTATGAGCCACTGGACCTGACCTATACCGAGTTTTTGGATTTTTGCTTTAATGGGAACCTGGATGAGTTCTATAGGGGGCTCCGATGGCCCCAATGGAAGGAAGACCTTCGCCTGTTAAATGGTGACAGTGTCTTTAGTTTCTATCCCTTTTTGTGGACCAAAGAGGGTAAGGATATCACCAAATCGGTCCGTAAGGTGGTGCCGGTTGAAGAACAGTTTCAATTCAACCTGGATATGCGAAAACAATTGGGGCATTAA